From the Macaca thibetana thibetana isolate TM-01 chromosome 12, ASM2454274v1, whole genome shotgun sequence genome, one window contains:
- the ARPC2 gene encoding actin-related protein 2/3 complex subunit 2, protein MILLEVNNRIIEETLALKFENAAAGNKPEAVEVTFADFDGVLYHISNPNGDKTKVMVSISLKFYKELQAHGADELLKRVYGSFLVNPESGYNVSLLYDLENLPASKDSIVHQAGMLKRNCFASVFEKYFQFQEEGKEGENRAVIHYRDDETMYVESKKDRVTVVFSTVFKDDDDVVIGKVFMQEFKEGRRASHTAPQVLFSHREPPLELKDTDAAVGDNIGYITFVLFPRHTNASARDNTINLIHTFRDYLHYHIKCSKAYIHTRMRAKTSDFLKVLNRARPDAEKKEMKTITGKTFSSR, encoded by the exons ATGATCCTGCTGGAGGTGAACAACCGCATCATCGAGGAGACGCTCGCGCTCAAGTTCGAGAACGCGGCCGCCGG AAACAAACCGGAAGCAGTAGAAGTAACATTTGCAG ATTTTGATGGGGTCCTCTATCATATTTCAAATCCTAATGGAGACAAAACAAAAGTGATGGTCAGTATTTCTTTGAAATTCTACAAGGAACTTCAGGCACATGGTGCTGATGAG ttattaAAGAGGGTGTACGGGAGTTTCTTGGTAAATCCAGAATCAG gATACAATGTCTCTTTGCTATACGACCTTGAAAATCTTCCGGCATCCAAGGATTCCATTGTGCATCAAGCTGGCATGTTGAAGCGAAATTGTTTTGCCTCTGTCTTTGAAAAATACTTCCAATTCCAAGAAGAGGGCAAGGAAGGAGAGAACAGGGCAGTTATCCATTATAGAGATGATGAGACCAT GTATGTTGAGTCTAAAAAGGACAGAGTCACAGTAGTCTTCAGCACAGTGTTTAAGGATGACGACGATGTGGTCATTGGAAAGGTGTTCATGCAG GAGTTCAAAGAAGGACGCAGAGCCAGCCACACAGCCCCACAGGTCCTCTTTAGCCACAGGGAACCTCCTCTGGAGCTGAAAGACACGGACGCCGCTGTGGGTGACAACATTGGCTACATCACCTTTG TGCTGTTCCCTCGTCACACCAATGCCAGCGCTCGAGACAACACCATCAACCTGATCCACACATTCCGGGACTACCTGCACTACCACATCAAGTGCTCTAAG GCCTATATTCACACACGTATGCGGGCAAAAACGTCTGACTTCCTCAAGGTGCTGAACCGCGCACGCCCAGatgctgagaaaaaagaaatgaaaacaatcac GGGGAAGACGTTTTCATCCCGCTAA